ATTGGTTAAATATCAAAGACAAATTCTTATAAGCAATAAAAAACATGGATTGCAATGAATCATCGCCATCCATGTTTTGTTTTATTTTTCTAATCCCAACTCATTAATTGCTGCGTTGAGCATTTTTGAAGCTATAGGTCCTGCAGTTTTTACACCATAAGAGTTATCATCTTCCAAAATAACTGCTATCGCAAATTTTGGTTTTTTTGCCGGTGCAGCAGCGACAAACCAAGCATGTGTACTTGTTTTATCTTTAATTTCTGCTGTACCTGATTTTGCGATTACAGAAGTACTAACATTAAGTGTATCGTAACTTTCTGCAGTAGATCTCAAATAATCTTTTAAGGTTACCATATTCTTCTTATTGCCAACTTCAGACAATAATTCTGGCTTAGTTTCTTTAATTACTTTTCCTTCTGAATCTATTATTTGACTAACCAAGTAAGGTTTCAACATTTGTCCATCATTTGCTACAGCGCTCATTGCCATAGCCATGTTCAATGGAGTTACCAAAGTTTCTCCTTGTCCAAAACTTGTCGTTGCAATATCTGCATCACTTTTTGTTTTTGTATATCCATTAACGCTTACTGCTACTGGCAAATCAAAAGGAATTTTCTTGCCAAGCATAAATTTTGAAGCGTTATCTTCCAAAATTTTGTTCCCCAATTTTACACCTTGCGATGCAAAATAAACATTTGATGATTTCTCAAGAGCTTTTCTCAAATCCGTCTCTCCAAAAACAGCACCATTATTATTGGAAATAGTGTATTTGTTAAACTCAATTGTACCAGTATTATCTTCTACAACTTTGTCAACTTTGTCTTCATTTTCTAATATTGCATTACCAGTAATTATTTTAAAAACCGATCCTGGAGTATACATTCCTTGCGTTGCACGATTTAATAATGGAGATGTCTCTCTATTCAAAAGTTCTTGCCATTGTGATGAAACTTCGTTTGGATTATATGAAGGGAAAGTTGCCATTACATAAACTTCACCAGTTGTCGGATTCATCATTACAATTGAACCTTTTTTGCCGTCTAATAAATTGTAGGCAAGTTTTTGTAAAGTGGAATTTGTCGTCAAAACAAGATCGTTACCTTTATTGTTTGAGCTTACTATATTTCTCAATTGCGATAAAGGAGTGTCCTTGTTAATGTTTAACAATTCTTTCATATATGATTTTTCAAGACCAGCTGTACCGTAGGTTTTTGAATTGTATCCAGTTATATTTCCATAAATATCTGCATAATCAAAAAATCTATAATTTTTCCCAGATGAATCTTTCTTCGTTTCTACCAAAACATTTTTATCTCTATCATAGATTGTTCCACGTTCAACTTTATCTTCATCTACCCACAATCTTTTGTTGTATTCATTGTTTGCAATTTTGTCAGCTTTTACTATTTGAAAATAAGTCAAATACAAAACCAACAACACAAACAAAGTCATCAAGAAAGATAAAACCACAATAATTCTTTTGTTCATTTTATTTTGCATAAATATCTTCCTCTCCTTGATCAGTTGAACAGAATTGTAAAATCGCAAGGCAAATAAATGACATCGCCATTGAAGTTCCACCGTAACTTACAAATGGTATAGTAATTCCTGTCAAAGGAACCAACTTCATAACACCACCAAACATAACAAGCCCTTGAA
This Finegoldia magna ATCC 53516 DNA region includes the following protein-coding sequences:
- a CDS encoding peptidoglycan D,D-transpeptidase FtsI family protein translates to MQNKMNKRIIVVLSFLMTLFVLLVLYLTYFQIVKADKIANNEYNKRLWVDEDKVERGTIYDRDKNVLVETKKDSSGKNYRFFDYADIYGNITGYNSKTYGTAGLEKSYMKELLNINKDTPLSQLRNIVSSNNKGNDLVLTTNSTLQKLAYNLLDGKKGSIVMMNPTTGEVYVMATFPSYNPNEVSSQWQELLNRETSPLLNRATQGMYTPGSVFKIITGNAILENEDKVDKVVEDNTGTIEFNKYTISNNNGAVFGETDLRKALEKSSNVYFASQGVKLGNKILEDNASKFMLGKKIPFDLPVAVSVNGYTKTKSDADIATTSFGQGETLVTPLNMAMAMSAVANDGQMLKPYLVSQIIDSEGKVIKETKPELLSEVGNKKNMVTLKDYLRSTAESYDTLNVSTSVIAKSGTAEIKDKTSTHAWFVAAAPAKKPKFAIAVILEDDNSYGVKTAGPIASKMLNAAINELGLEK